A stretch of DNA from Peromyscus maniculatus bairdii isolate BWxNUB_F1_BW_parent chromosome 7, HU_Pman_BW_mat_3.1, whole genome shotgun sequence:
CCTGGACCCCCAGCCTCTGGAGGGCAGAGGCTGTATTTCAGAGCTGGGGCCCAGGCAGCAcctggagatccaggaaaggccctTCCCATGCCTTAGTTTCTCTCTTGTACGAGATACTCTGACGAGATCTTTTGCCTTGGGAACTTGACCCCTCACAAACAAGGCTCTAAGGTAGAAACTTAGTGGATTGTATAccctgtgtcttagggtttctattgctgtgaagagacatcatgaccatggcaactcttacaaagaaaacatttaattgggatgattcacttatagtttcagagattcagtccatcatcatggtggggagcatggcagcatgcagatggATGTGGTGCTGGTTGGTACCTTGATATGTAGGccgcaggaagttgactgagacactgggcagtatcttgagcataggaaacttcaaagtccacccctacccccacactGACACACAACCAgcccatacccactccaacaaaggcaCACCTAACAGTGCCGCTCCCTGTGAGATATGATGGGGCCCGATTACATCAAACTACCACACCCTGTCTGCCCATCCGGACAGCCTCAGTCTTCCAGGAATCTAAACAGGCTCTCCTGAGCCGATGAGTCCCCAGAGCTATCTCCAGAAACTCCCTGGACTTGAGTGTTTGACAGGTGACCTGACCCCTTTGATCAGAGGCTTGTCACAGCATCTGGAAAACCTGCAGTGACAGGAGAGACCTGGTTGGGCTGCTGTGAGCTTTGTGACCCAGAGGGCTCAGGCCCTGCCACCGGCGCGGTCATGTGGTGAGCCCGACTGGGTCTATATACACCCTCGGTGAAGAGGGGGACACATGGTGGCCTTGGCTGGCCAGGTGCACAGGCAGGTTCCTGTGACTGCTGTTGCTTCTGTAACCTGGTGGCTTGTCAGAGCCTCCCCAGGACCTCAGGGGCCAGACTGGCTCCAATCCTATTAGCCAGGGCATTTTACTTATAATCCTCCTGACTCTCAGCCGGCCCTGGCTGTTCGACTCCATCCAAGCAGCCCAGGGTGGGTGTTGTGCTGGGCCTGTGATGTGGCtatgagtgtgcatgcatacatggatGTTCAGCCTAGGGTCATGAATGGGTGGATACCAGTGTGTTTCGTGTATGCACAAGTGGCCTGTGGGTGTGCAGTATGAGCGGTTGGgagatgggggctggggatgGACTGGGTACGCATGTGTATGCCAGTGTCCACTCAGTGTGAGCAAGTGGCAGCTTGTGAATGAAAGACTCGGGTCTCATGGATGTGTAAGTGAGGATGCTCTCCCTGGCTGTGACCAAGGCAGGCTGAGGTCCATGGTAAGGAAGCAGCAGGCATACCCACAGCCTAAGTTTCTCTGTCATTCTGTGGAGGTAGGTATTGTGTCCTTGCTTGTTGGAGACACGGTCTCACTGTATAACCTTGGCTGGTCTGAAGCTGGCTatataaaccagactggcctcacactcctagagctgctcttggctccgcctcccaaacgctgggattaaaggtactgTTTTGAAGAAGATAACTAGGGCAGACTGAacactgacacacatgcacatgatgtaGAGGTGTTATGTGCCAGGGACAAGGACAACCCATCCTCTTGGCCTAGGGGAGCACCTTGAGACCAGAGCCCCCAGCTCAGGGCCTCATGTCTCCTGCAGTATGAGGCCGTCATGGACCGAGTCCAGAAGAGCAAGCTGTCACTCTACAAGAAGACCATGGAGGTAAACGGGAGGGCTCTGGGCCAAGGCTTGCCTCAGACCTTGGACATCTGAGAGGGCAGGTGTAAGGACCCAGAAGACAGGGCCCAAAGTCTCCATGGGAGGGATGCCTATTCCACCAAAGCCCCCCAGAGGGAGGGAGTCCGGGCTTAGGGAGCCTCATCCTGGGGCCCCAAGTAGGGCATGCAGCCCCACAGACACACCTCTCTGCTCCTTCAGTCCAAGAAGGTATATGACCAGAAGTGCCGGGATGCAGATGATGCTGAACAGGTCTTTGAGCGCGTGAGTGCCAACGGCCACCAGAAGCAAGTAGAGAAGGTATGTAGGGTACTGGGGGGTGGAGATGATGGATGTCCTGGCACCCAGAGCAGGGTAGAGTTGGTAGGCAGGGAAGggctgccatccctgggctggattTGCATCTGGGACATGCTAGCAGCTTACCCCTTTCCAATTCTCAGTGTCCACTCCTCAAGAACCATTCTTAAGCACAGGTCCTCTGTAGCACAGGCAACCTCCAGACAGGGTGGGAGTGGGTGAGTTATCAGGGCCCTTAACACCTGTTGCACAGCCCAGACAGAGCAGGGGGTTGTGGATGAGTTGAATCCCGGTTGGCCGGAGGCCAGGTTCTAAGCGGCAATGCATCGAAGGCCACAAGGGTCTCAACATTTGCATTTCTTATGTTTCCTGGTGGctgtgggtttattttattttcctttcatggaACCAGCCTGGTCCCCTCTGCAGCAAGGCTGCTGGTGAATGGTAGAATTTACCTACCCACACCTTGATGTCCCTGGATTTGCCAGGGAGGGTGCCCATCACCTCTGTGTAGCTTCAGAGCCAGGATTCCTGGGCTGGGACTCAATGCCACTCTGCTTTTTCCTCAGAGCCAGAATAAAGCCAAGCAGTGCAAAGAGTCCGCCACAGAGGCAGGTACGAGGCCCTGGCCACTCCTCTTCCCTCGGCTGGTGCTCTCCCACATACATGCCTGTGTCCCCCATGCGCCACTCCAGAGTACAGAGACCATTCCTCATGACTCGGCATGTTTCTTCCTCAGCTATTGCCTGCAGTCATGACGACTGTTTGTTCTTAAcctacagaaacaaaaatgtcacGCAGCCACTGAGTGGTGGTTAGCATTGAATCGAAGTCATTGGGTTTCAGGGCCTGGGATCCACAGGGTGATATCCCTGTATCTCACACTCAGTGACAAATGCTCACCTTCAGCCTTCCTGGGACCTGGCTCCCATCCTTTACCTGATGGCAGCATTTGCTCCCTGGCCTCCCATCCCAGGGGCAGATCCTTCTGCTCCACCTCTCAGGAGGTGCCAGATGACCCGATCATGACTCTAGCTTGCTGGATTGTAGTACAACAGCTTGCAGAGGCACcctccttgagcctcagtttaccATCTGTAAAGTGAGGGGAGGGGACACAGGAAATGGAGCAGAACTTCTGCACATAGAGCTCTGCTCCGGCTGTTGGCACTCAGCACAATGGAGAACTggagagtcacctgggaaagggcaatatggcagcTGTGTGCATTGGCCAGCAGCTAGCCGGGCCCCTTGGGGAGGGGGCTCCCAGGACCTGGGGGAGGTCGTGCTGGGTGGGTCTCTGCAGGAGTGAAGGACAGAGGAGATCCTTCAGGGTAGGTCCAGACCTGCCTAAGGGTCCCCTGTGCTTGCAGAGCGAATGTACAGGCAAAATATTGAACAGCTGGAGAGAGCAAGGACCGAATGGGAGCAGGAACACCGGACCACCTGTGAGGCAAGTGGCCTGCCCCTCCACATACACCCCCACTCTATCTGTGGGGATGGTACTCCTTCATTTCACTTCTAAGTCACCTGCTTGGCTGGTGCCTAGGGTCTGTCCCCAGTACTTCCTATCTGGCCTTATGCCCTGGATCCTTTTGCTGCAGGGATATATTCTTCATAGAACCCAAACTGAGCTCAAAGCCTGCCCTGTGACCTGTTGATGGACAGAACCAGGACAGAGTCCCGTGCCTCCCCTCTAGGACAGGGGACTTGATGGAGATGCAGCAAACAGGCATTCCTAACAGCCCAACTCCCTGCAGCTGCCCTAGccagaggcaggggtgggggcccCCAGGGCTGCAGCAGAGTGGTCTGCACTGGCCACCTGGTCTGGCGCCACCATCCTCCGTCCTCCCCCACAGGCCTTCCAGCTGCAGGAGTTTGACCGCCTGACCATCCTCCGCAACGCTCTGTGGGTACACTGCAACCAGCTCTCCATGCAGTGCGTCAAGGATGACGAGGTGTGTGCTGTGAGGGCGGGCAACTTGGTGAGCTCAGCTCTCCTGGGGCCAGCAGCCTCTCCCCAGGGTTCTTCAGTTCACACACGAGGCTGACAAGGCCTCTGGCCCGGTCTCCAGGCCTCGGGAACATTGTGCTCCTGTCTGTGTTCTCTGtatctgtcctctcctccctgctcctgcACTCAGGGCACCTGTCCCTTCAAGGCTGTGTCCCACTCTCCCCCACACAGCAGAGACTTGCCTCAGGCTTGTGGGAACCTGGTCTAGGTTCTCTTAcactccttccccatctctctctctcagggtctCTGTCACCTTACAGAGCCCAACACTCAGGGCTGGCCAGGGTAAACTACCCCAGGTCAGGGGCTACCACCTCCACCAGGGACCCATGCAGCTCTGATCACTCCTTGCCCATGCCCTAGCTGATCCTTGTGGCAGCAGAAGCTAACCACAGAGTCAAAGCCCAGAGTGACCTTGGCATgccacttcccccttttttttttttagttccctCATCTTAAAACAAGTTAAAcccgcaaagctacacagagaaaccctgtctcaaaaaaccaaaaaaaaaaaaaaaaacaaaaaaacaaaaaaaaaaacaagttaaaccATGGGCTTTGGAGGAAAGGAGTGATCCAGGGCCTCTCGTCAGGGCTCTGAGCTCAGGTGTTCAGGAAACTTCTGAACATCAGCCAGGTCCGTAATCCCTCTGGCAGGCCAGACATCCCAAGGTTCCCCTGGCCAGCACCAAAGCTGGAAAGTTCACACTCAGAGGCAGGACTGTCTATAGCAAGGCTAGATTATCAAGGTGATTATGGCAAGGGCAGATATTGGGGGGAAGCCTGGACACCTTTGTTCATTCCCTGCCCCCAGCTCTATGAAGAAGTACGGTTGACACTTGAAGGCTGTAATGTGGACGGCGACATCAATGGCTTCATCCAGTCCAAGAGCACCGGCAGAGAGCCCCCGGGTAAGACCCAGCCTGAAGGCAGCTTTCTGGAGCCTTGGATGCCAAGCTCAGGCTGGGGTGGCTCACACTTCCCTATTGGGTAGAGGTAGGCCACACACAGGCTGGGGGACAGTACATTCTGGCGCTAGCCTCCTAGCTTATTTCCCTAAAGGTTTAGAAGGAAGAGAGCTGAGTGCACCAGTGTTCTCAGGAGCAAGAGAGGAGGGTGGGAATTTTATGTGGGCCGCAGGAGAGTGGTCTGCACCAATCCCAGGCCTGTCCAGTTGCATAAAATCATGTATCCAGAATACccattctgggctggagagatggctcagtggttaagggcatttgctgctcttccagaggagccattCAGGTCCCAGtccccacatcaggcagctcacaactgtccaactccagctccagggaatccaacgcctctggcttccacatgaacacatacacatctatacgtaattaaaattaacaaaaatcttGGCAGcagccagtggatctctgtgaatgtgAGGCCAACCCAGCTTACACAGAGTCCCGGGACAGTCAGGGTTACCCGGAGGGACCAGGCACGGTCCCGCCTGCCTCGCTGCTCTGGGCCTCATGCATTTGCTCCCTACAGCTCCGGTGCCGTATCAGAATTACTACGACAGGGAGGTCACCCCACTCCTCGGCAGCCCCAGTGTCCAGCCATCCTGCGGTATGATAAAGAGGTGAGACACACCAGGGCTGGCctcacctgcccctgccccttccACATCTCGTGAATGACTGAACAGCTCCTGTAAGCTGTCCAGGTGCAGGGCGTTCCACGGAGATAGTCTATGATCAAACTATCCTCAGGGAGCCCTCGGTCCAAGAGGATCCGAGTACTAACCACTCACATTACAATTACTGGCCAGTGACTATGCGGACTCCTGGACAAGCACCTCATCTTGTCCCTTGTCCCTTTGGCCCTACCGTGAGGCAGGATGGTGTCTTAACCGtcaggcagcagtggtggcactctCCAGGTGGCTTAAAAATGGCCCAGAGCCCAGACATCTGGAGAATTCACAGGCTTTTATAGGGCCAGCTCCCTGGCCTGGCTGTCGTCAGGTGCCAAGTCCTAGTTCTGGGCCCTGTGGGTGACCCAGTCTAGTGTCCATGAGCCCAAGGAAAGGGAGACTTCCTCTGCATGGAGTGGGGGTGGTGAGCATGTGGGGGTAGGGTCCTGCTGGCTGCAGGTGCCGGGAAGACCACAGTGTATGGGAGGGGGTGCTCAGAATGGACGGCCGGCCAGCAATGGTCTGTGGGGTGGCCACAGGCGGGTAGAGCGCTGAGAATTCCAGTCAGTCCCTCcgtttcccctctcccctcccttcctctaggTTCTCGGGGCTGCTGCACGGAAGTCCCAAGACCACATCTTCTCAACCTCCTGCTGGTGAGTGAGGGGGATGGGACACTGGGACAGGGGACATGTCTTCCACCTAAGACCCcagtggggaggagaggattCCTACACAGCATAGAGGGAGCACGAACACCCCAAAAGGAAGGGGTATATGGTCCAAGAAAGAGGATGAGGGTAGGATGTCTCCAGGGACCACCGTCCTCCGAGAGGGGCTAATCTGAGCCTCATCCTGCTCCCAGCTTCCACAGAGAATCTGGGTCCCACTCCTGATCGAAACGAGTTGGTCTATGCAGCCATCGACGTGCAGGCAACACAGGGAACCCTTGCCGCATCAGCCCAGGACTACCGGGCACTCTATGACTACACGGCACAGGTGAGGCCTTCACCCTCCGCCTCGAGGGCACCAGTGCCTGGGAACATGCCTGGGGTGTGGGCATTTAGACCAGCACCGGAGACTGGAAGAGCTGAGTGAACATCTGCCGGGCCGACAGCTGCTCAGATCTGCACATGTGGAGTCCACAAGGCTGACAGGGCTGCTGTGGATGATCGGTTGGGGGTCAGGCCTTATTTCCTAGCTGTGGCCTCAGAGAGCCACATCGATCAAATGAGTCCTTCAGCTGCCCTGGAACAACTGATTTTCTGGCATCCTTGGAGAAAGTTCATCAGGGCAGCTGCAGAGCGGCTATGCTGAGATGGAGTCCAGAGCTAGCCCTGAAGTGAGGGAGGGGTGTAGCCCTGAAAGGCAGGCCCTCCCTGAACTTCAGCCAAAATACCCACGCGTGTAGGCAGGCTGGATATGGGCTGCACTAACTGAGGTCACATTCGGGGACACAGGCCTGTAGAGCACTGAGGTACTGAGGTGACAgtagatggctctgtagttaagtcTAAGACAGCTTGCCCTTGGGGTGTGACAAACGCCTTTGAGATGCTGCAGTGGTTGGAGCAGTGAAAGGAGCCCAGGACAGGAGGTCTCCATGACAACCCGAGCAAGTTAGGAGGCCAAGTCTCTTGGGGAATCCCACAGCCTGTCTATCTCCAAAGGAACTACCCTGGAGGCCTGAGCATGAGTCAGCAGACTAGATACCCTGGGACAAGCATGCATGGGCTGTCAAGGAGGGGTGTGCCTGACCAGAGCCCACCCAGGGGGCCCTCCCAGCTCATGCACTTGCCATTTCTTGCCCAGAATTCCGATGAGCTGGACATTTCTGCAGGAGACATTCTGGTGGTTATCTCGGAAGGAGAGGATGGCTGGTGGACCGTGGAACGGAATGGACAGCGTGGGTTTGTTCCTGGGTCCTACTTGGAGAAGCTCTGAGGAAAGAACAGTAGTACCCATGCACCTCTGCCCTGGCGGTGAGGTCAGGACTGTTCTCATCACTGCCCAGGCCTTGTGGGGCCAGACTCAAGCTTGGTTGCCCTAGGGATGGGATGGGtgctggctattcttccagaaggAATAAAGGGCACATTCTTCCTCTGCTGGGGTCCTCCTCTCTTACCCGTGTCCAGGGGCTCAATTCAGAAGGCGGAGTCTGGGAGAACAGAGCTCTGCCACTTAGACAAGTCTTCAGCTGTGCTCAGTCTCAGCAGCTAGGGACAGGAGAGGCCTGGACCCAGGTGGCTGAAGCTCCCAGGCTGCCAGAGCTTCACTGATCCCTGGGACAGCCAGGAAGATGCAGGTGGGTGAGGCTGGAGAGTGGCTCAGGAGGGCTGCAGAATGAGATCAGGCATCCTGCGGCAGGGGAGTGGGACCTcagagaggcagcagcagctCGGATAAGGCAAACGTGTCAACACAGGACACTGGCATACTCAGAGGACATTGGGAATAAGAACACTGTTGGGGACAAGAAATAACCGGTGGGTGGCCTGGAGGCAGCTGAAGACACTCAGGTTCATGGTGTACAGCCCTCAGTGGCCCCCTCACCGTCTACCAGAGGAAACTACTGCCCTCGGTGTCCCTCCGTGACACGCCCTACCCCCTGTGAGAGCTGGGCCTGCACCACAGAAGCCAG
This window harbors:
- the Pstpip1 gene encoding proline-serine-threonine phosphatase-interacting protein 1 isoform X2, with product MSSSMAHCRDFTAHTGYEVLLQRLLDGRKMCKDVEELLRQRAQAEERYGKELVQIARKAGGHTEINSLRTSFDSLKQQTENVGSAHIQLALALREELRSLEEFRERQKEQRKKYEAVMDRVQKSKLSLYKKTMESKKVYDQKCRDADDAEQVFERVSANGHQKQVEKSQNKAKQCKESATEAERMYRQNIEQLERARTEWEQEHRTTCEAFQLQEFDRLTILRNALWVHCNQLSMQCVKDDELYEEVRLTLEGCNVDGDINGFIQSKSTGREPPAPVPYQNYYDREVTPLLGSPSVQPSCGMIKRFSGLLHGSPKTTSSQPPAASTENLGPTPDRNELVYAAIDVQATQGTLAASAQDYRALYDYTAQNSDELDISAGDILVVISEGEDGWWTVERNGQRGFVPGSYLEKL
- the Pstpip1 gene encoding proline-serine-threonine phosphatase-interacting protein 1 isoform X4; translation: MCKDVEELLRQRAQAEERYGKELVQIARKAGGHTEINSLRTSFDSLKQQTENVGSAHIQLALALREELRSLEEFRERQKEQRKKYEAVMDRVQKSKLSLYKKTMESKKVYDQKCRDADDAEQVFERVSANGHQKQVEKSQNKAKQCKESATEAERMYRQNIEQLERARTEWEQEHRTTCEAFQLQEFDRLTILRNALWVHCNQLSMQCVKDDELYEEVRLTLEGCNVDGDINGFIQSKSTGREPPAPVPYQNYYDREVTPLLGSPSVQPSCGMIKRFSGLLHGSPKTTSSQPPAASTENLGPTPDRNELVYAAIDVQATQGTLAASAQDYRALYDYTAQNSDELDISAGDILVVISEGEDGWWTVERNGQRGFVPGSYLEKL
- the Pstpip1 gene encoding proline-serine-threonine phosphatase-interacting protein 1 isoform X3 → MMAQLQFRDAFWCRDFTAHTGYEVLLQRLLDGRKMCKDVEELLRQSSLRTSFDSLKQQTENVGSAHIQLALALREELRSLEEFRERQKEQRKKYEAVMDRVQKSKLSLYKKTMESKKVYDQKCRDADDAEQVFERVSANGHQKQVEKSQNKAKQCKESATEAERMYRQNIEQLERARTEWEQEHRTTCEAFQLQEFDRLTILRNALWVHCNQLSMQCVKDDELYEEVRLTLEGCNVDGDINGFIQSKSTGREPPAPVPYQNYYDREVTPLLGSPSVQPSCGMIKRFSGLLHGSPKTTSSQPPAASTENLGPTPDRNELVYAAIDVQATQGTLAASAQDYRALYDYTAQNSDELDISAGDILVVISEGEDGWWTVERNGQRGFVPGSYLEKL
- the Pstpip1 gene encoding proline-serine-threonine phosphatase-interacting protein 1 isoform X1, translated to MMAQLQFRDAFWCRDFTAHTGYEVLLQRLLDGRKMCKDVEELLRQRAQAEERYGKELVQIARKAGGHTEINSLRTSFDSLKQQTENVGSAHIQLALALREELRSLEEFRERQKEQRKKYEAVMDRVQKSKLSLYKKTMESKKVYDQKCRDADDAEQVFERVSANGHQKQVEKSQNKAKQCKESATEAERMYRQNIEQLERARTEWEQEHRTTCEAFQLQEFDRLTILRNALWVHCNQLSMQCVKDDELYEEVRLTLEGCNVDGDINGFIQSKSTGREPPAPVPYQNYYDREVTPLLGSPSVQPSCGMIKRFSGLLHGSPKTTSSQPPAASTENLGPTPDRNELVYAAIDVQATQGTLAASAQDYRALYDYTAQNSDELDISAGDILVVISEGEDGWWTVERNGQRGFVPGSYLEKL
- the Pstpip1 gene encoding proline-serine-threonine phosphatase-interacting protein 1 isoform X5, with product MDRVQKSKLSLYKKTMESKKVYDQKCRDADDAEQVFERVSANGHQKQVEKSQNKAKQCKESATEAERMYRQNIEQLERARTEWEQEHRTTCEAFQLQEFDRLTILRNALWVHCNQLSMQCVKDDELYEEVRLTLEGCNVDGDINGFIQSKSTGREPPAPVPYQNYYDREVTPLLGSPSVQPSCGMIKRFSGLLHGSPKTTSSQPPAASTENLGPTPDRNELVYAAIDVQATQGTLAASAQDYRALYDYTAQNSDELDISAGDILVVISEGEDGWWTVERNGQRGFVPGSYLEKL